In the genome of Candidatus Melainabacteria bacterium, the window TGGAGGCAGCGCTGGAGGCAGAGCTGGACGCACGTCGTCAACAGTACAAGTACTACCGGGACGAGCTCCTCACCTTTGATCATCGCGCGCCGGAAACAAGCAAGGAATGGACAACCCTGAGTGAAGTTGGCAAGTTTACGCGGGGACGGCGATTCACTAACAATGATTTTGTAGAATCCGGTGTCGGCTGCATCCACTACGGGGAGATCTACACCCACTACGGTCTGAGCGCGACGGAGACCAAATCCTTTCTGAACCCTGAGCTGGCAGCAACTCTCCGCAGGGCGAAGAAGGGTGAGCTAGTGATCGCGGGCACCGGAGAAAGCGTCGAGGATATCGGCAAGGCGGTCGCGTGGCTAGGCGACGACGAAGTGGCTGTCCATGATGATTGCTACATTTTCAGCCATTCTCTCAATCCGAAGTACATGGCCTACTTTTTCCAATCGAGCCATTTCAATGAGCAGAAAGTGAAGCATGCTGCTGGAGCAAAGATGATCCGAGTGTCCAGCGAGGGGTTGGGAAAAATCCGAATCTACGTTCCGCCAGTTGAAGAACAGGAACGCATTGTCTCCATCCTCGATTCTTTCGATGCGTTGATAAATGACCCCACGTCCGGTCTTCCAGCTGAAATTCAGGCGCGGCGGCAACAGTACGAGTATTATCGCATTCAATTGCTCACATTCGAGGAAGCGTCGTGAGCGAAAACCAGAAGCCCAGCCGCTATGAGCCGATTGCGCTTTCGAGCGAAAGTACGGTCGTTGCTGAATTCGTGCGCGAGAACAAAGTGCGTGAAGAAAGTTACCAGACCGAAGCGGAGCTGGAATCAAACTTCCTTAAGCGCCTACAAATTCAGGCTTATGATTACCTGCGTATCAAGAGCGAGGCTGATCTCATCGCTAACTTGCGCCGCCAGCTGGAGGCGTTGAACAAGATCGAATTCAG includes:
- a CDS encoding restriction endonuclease subunit S, translating into MSRINDLIGQYCPDGVEFKPLGDLLSYEQPGKYLVKSTAYDDSYSTPVLTAGQTFILGYTDETENLYPASSKNPTIIFDDFTTAFKWVDFPFKAKSSAMKMLTPRPTEEVNFRFVYYAMLCIQFTPQEHARQWISQYSTFRVPVPPLDVQREIVKVLDTFTALEAALEAELDARRQQYKYYRDELLTFDHRAPETSKEWTTLSEVGKFTRGRRFTNNDFVESGVGCIHYGEIYTHYGLSATETKSFLNPELAATLRRAKKGELVIAGTGESVEDIGKAVAWLGDDEVAVHDDCYIFSHSLNPKYMAYFFQSSHFNEQKVKHAAGAKMIRVSSEGLGKIRIYVPPVEEQERIVSILDSFDALINDPTSGLPAEIQARRQQYEYYRIQLLTFEEAS